The Rana temporaria chromosome 4, aRanTem1.1, whole genome shotgun sequence genome contains a region encoding:
- the LOC120937571 gene encoding uncharacterized protein LOC120937571 isoform X1: protein MIGIKRKFTGLLCLRYIIEELPAKALKMPSCMVKTCTFSWREKDQDVTLHVFPRNPDMIAKWLRKIHYEENTIEELTNKILGSKTGGYRICSRHFTESDYEQRGPSKYLKKDAFPTPYSLKEPQSPASPSLDHSYVKRIRLEVEPPGETSLPISFGAQENTADLSIATNIFPTEGTNSISELLFFDMGETDHAECEIETTGDRSLTVSNTSQPPMPPLKRKYSSRSTRTVGTFMDPINTKKHKATQFEKRFRTSNKKTQVCCRKDYNCVGIQCNIVELPGLQCLPVKQESAARQHTGMKLQRDVWQHSFPEDGALDSQSAASYEQTAVGIAPHLPEPSPFHTFPGQEMDNTGQLLMDCDPEDNLEPLLLSESYRPTLKEEDHSIQTLSEDEDLFVDPKNPDNSFVLLHDVPGKTDYAAEIKFLVFHSCLDELLWNSKCKAVSACSGTIIKLQKYMVGSALVVNGFCSNNHKYRLWVSQPFLGRMPVGNLLLSAAIVCSGSNYQTMTTFFNNLSMPSISKTTHCQYQQNIIFPTINFHWQDERQSVIKSLENKAIALAGDSQCNPSGCNAKYCTYTLMDVESEKIVDFQVEQFQAGVSSVTLENKAFKIALERLLADDVNIKVITTDRHIGIRKTVQQNYQPIKHEFDVWHFGKSVSSKLIAASKSRNMRQLAHWVPLAKKHLWWCFMTSHHNPELLKEKWLSLIYHSANVHQWPDNSIYHSCQHPPISAEEVKKYEWLSLGSAAHQKLKEIVQNPQLLHDLQHLSHFSHTDSLDVYNRMCLKYRSKWHHFHLDAMVARTQLAALDHNKNTKWLQALVSKLTHIEKVGTSRYRFSYNRVKKDLVSKMYSQTTQKFIKHILSDSLSFAAGKKHFNWQERPSRIPQNIAPGN, encoded by the coding sequence aATGCCAAGCTGTATGGTAAAAACATGTACTTTTTCATGGCGAGAAAAGGATCAAGATGTAACCCTGCATGTGTTTCCAAGAAACCCAGATATGATTGCCAAATGGTTAAGAAAAATTCATTATGAAGAGAACACAATAGAGGAGCTAACAAACAAAATTTTAGGATCTAAAACCGGAGGCTACCGAATATGTTCACGCCACTTCACTGAAAGTGACTATGAACAAAGAGGCCCAAGTAAATACCTTAAAAAGGATGCATTCCCCACTCCATATTCACTTAAGGAGCCACAGAGTCCTGCTTCCCCATCTCTGGACCACAGTTATGTTAAACGTATTCGTCTTGAAGTAGAGCCACCTGGGGAAACATCTTTACCCATTTCCTTTGGTGCTCAAGAGAATACTGCTGATCTATCCATTGCAACAAACATTTTTCCAACAGAGGGCACAAATTCTATttctgaacttcttttttttgacATGGGTGAGACTGATCATGCAGAATGTGAGATCGAAACCACTGGAGATAGAAGTCTGACAGTCTCGAATACATCTCAGCCACCAATGCCTCCATTAAAGCGTAAATACAGTTCCAGGAGCACAAGAACAGTGGGGACCTTTATGGATCCTATcaacacaaaaaaacataaagctACCCAGTTTGAAAAAAGATTTCGCACATCCAACAAAAAGACTCAAGTATGCTGCAGAAAAGATTACAATTGTGTAGGTATTCAGTGCAATATTGTAGAACTCCCTGGCTTGCAGTGTTTGCCTGTTAAACAAGAGTCAGCAGCAAGGCAACACACAGGGATGAAATTACAACGTGATGTATGGCAACACTCATTTCCGGAAGACGGGGCTTTGGACTCCCAGAGTGCGGCATCGTATGAACAAACTGCAGTGGGTATTGCGCCTCATCTGCCTGAGCCGTCACCTTTCCATACATTTCCAGGACAAGAGATGGATAATACTGGACAGCTTTTGATGGACTGTGACCCTGAAGATAATCTTGAACCTCTGCTACTCAGTGAGAGCTACAGGCCTACTCTCAAGGAAGAGGACCATTCTATACAGACTCTTTCAGAGGATGAAGACTTGTTTGTGGATCCAAAGAATCCCGACAACTCTTTTGTCTTGCTCCATGATGTCCCTGGCAAAACTGACTACGCTGCAGAAATAAAATTTTTAGTATTTCATTCCTGTCTGGACGAGCTGCTCTGGAACTCAAAATGTAAGGCAGTGAGTGCCTGCTCTGGAACAATCATCAAACTTCAAAAATATATGGTTGGTTCAGCTCTCGTGGTCAATGGTTTCTGTTCGAATAATCACAAGTATAGACTTTGGGTAAGTCAGCCCTTCCTTGGAAGAATGCCTGTTGGAAATTTGCTGCTGTCTGCTGCAATTGTGTGCAGTGGATCAAACTATCAAACGATGACAACATTTTTTAACAATCTCTCTATGCCTAGCATCTCTAAAACCACTCATTGTCAATACCAACAAAATATTATATTTCCAACTATCAATTTCCACTGGCAGGATGAAAGACAGTCAGTCATAAAGTCTCTAGAAAACAAGGCTATTGCCCTGGCAGGAGACAGTCAGTGTAACCCTTCTGGATGTAATGCAAAATATTGCACTTATACTTTGATGGACGTTGAAAGCGAGAAGATCGTGGACTTTCAAGTTGAGCAGTTTCAGGCAGGGGTATCATCAGTAACCCTAGAAAACAAAGCTTTCAAAATAGCTTTAGAACGCCTGCTAGCTGATGATGTGAACATAAAGGTGATAACCACGGACAGACACATCGGAATAAGGAAAACAGTGCAACAGAATTACCAACCAATAAAGCATGAATTTGATGTTTGGCATTTTGGCAAGTCAGTAAGTTCCAAATTAATTGCTGCCAGCAAATCAAGAAACATGCGTCAATTGGCTCATTGGGTTCCACTGGCGAAAAAACATCTCTGGTGGTGTTTTATGACCTCCCATCACAATCCAGAACTACTGAAGGAAAAATGGCTGTCGCTTATATACCACTCAGCTAATGTTCACCAGTGGCCAGACAATAGTATATACCACTCCTGTCAGCACCCACCAATATCAGCTGAGGAGGTAAAAAAGTATGAGTGGCTTTCATTGGGTTCTGCAGCTCATCAAAAACTAAAAGAAATTGTGCAGAACCCCCAACTTCTTCATGATCTCCAACATCTGTCCCATTTTTCCCATACTGATAGCCTTGATGTATACAACAGAATGTGCCTCAAGTATCGTTCGAAGTGGCATCATTTTCATCTAGATGCCATGGTTGCTCGAACTCAACTGGCTGCTCTAGATCATAACAAGAACACTAAATGGTTGCAAGCCTTGGTATCAAAGCTCACTCATATTGAAAAGGTTGGAACATCAAGGTACAGATTTTCATATAACAGGGTGAAGAAAGACTTGGTATCCAAAATGTACAGTCAAACCACTCAGAAATTCATAAAACATATATTATCAGATAGTCTCTCTTTTGCAGcaggaaaaaaacactttaactGGCAAGAAAGACCCTCTAGGATTCCACAAAATATTGCTCCAGGGAACTGA
- the LOC120937571 gene encoding uncharacterized protein LOC120937571 isoform X2 produces the protein MPSCMVKTCTFSWREKDQDVTLHVFPRNPDMIAKWLRKIHYEENTIEELTNKILGSKTGGYRICSRHFTESDYEQRGPSKYLKKDAFPTPYSLKEPQSPASPSLDHSYVKRIRLEVEPPGETSLPISFGAQENTADLSIATNIFPTEGTNSISELLFFDMGETDHAECEIETTGDRSLTVSNTSQPPMPPLKRKYSSRSTRTVGTFMDPINTKKHKATQFEKRFRTSNKKTQVCCRKDYNCVGIQCNIVELPGLQCLPVKQESAARQHTGMKLQRDVWQHSFPEDGALDSQSAASYEQTAVGIAPHLPEPSPFHTFPGQEMDNTGQLLMDCDPEDNLEPLLLSESYRPTLKEEDHSIQTLSEDEDLFVDPKNPDNSFVLLHDVPGKTDYAAEIKFLVFHSCLDELLWNSKCKAVSACSGTIIKLQKYMVGSALVVNGFCSNNHKYRLWVSQPFLGRMPVGNLLLSAAIVCSGSNYQTMTTFFNNLSMPSISKTTHCQYQQNIIFPTINFHWQDERQSVIKSLENKAIALAGDSQCNPSGCNAKYCTYTLMDVESEKIVDFQVEQFQAGVSSVTLENKAFKIALERLLADDVNIKVITTDRHIGIRKTVQQNYQPIKHEFDVWHFGKSVSSKLIAASKSRNMRQLAHWVPLAKKHLWWCFMTSHHNPELLKEKWLSLIYHSANVHQWPDNSIYHSCQHPPISAEEVKKYEWLSLGSAAHQKLKEIVQNPQLLHDLQHLSHFSHTDSLDVYNRMCLKYRSKWHHFHLDAMVARTQLAALDHNKNTKWLQALVSKLTHIEKVGTSRYRFSYNRVKKDLVSKMYSQTTQKFIKHILSDSLSFAAGKKHFNWQERPSRIPQNIAPGN, from the coding sequence ATGCCAAGCTGTATGGTAAAAACATGTACTTTTTCATGGCGAGAAAAGGATCAAGATGTAACCCTGCATGTGTTTCCAAGAAACCCAGATATGATTGCCAAATGGTTAAGAAAAATTCATTATGAAGAGAACACAATAGAGGAGCTAACAAACAAAATTTTAGGATCTAAAACCGGAGGCTACCGAATATGTTCACGCCACTTCACTGAAAGTGACTATGAACAAAGAGGCCCAAGTAAATACCTTAAAAAGGATGCATTCCCCACTCCATATTCACTTAAGGAGCCACAGAGTCCTGCTTCCCCATCTCTGGACCACAGTTATGTTAAACGTATTCGTCTTGAAGTAGAGCCACCTGGGGAAACATCTTTACCCATTTCCTTTGGTGCTCAAGAGAATACTGCTGATCTATCCATTGCAACAAACATTTTTCCAACAGAGGGCACAAATTCTATttctgaacttcttttttttgacATGGGTGAGACTGATCATGCAGAATGTGAGATCGAAACCACTGGAGATAGAAGTCTGACAGTCTCGAATACATCTCAGCCACCAATGCCTCCATTAAAGCGTAAATACAGTTCCAGGAGCACAAGAACAGTGGGGACCTTTATGGATCCTATcaacacaaaaaaacataaagctACCCAGTTTGAAAAAAGATTTCGCACATCCAACAAAAAGACTCAAGTATGCTGCAGAAAAGATTACAATTGTGTAGGTATTCAGTGCAATATTGTAGAACTCCCTGGCTTGCAGTGTTTGCCTGTTAAACAAGAGTCAGCAGCAAGGCAACACACAGGGATGAAATTACAACGTGATGTATGGCAACACTCATTTCCGGAAGACGGGGCTTTGGACTCCCAGAGTGCGGCATCGTATGAACAAACTGCAGTGGGTATTGCGCCTCATCTGCCTGAGCCGTCACCTTTCCATACATTTCCAGGACAAGAGATGGATAATACTGGACAGCTTTTGATGGACTGTGACCCTGAAGATAATCTTGAACCTCTGCTACTCAGTGAGAGCTACAGGCCTACTCTCAAGGAAGAGGACCATTCTATACAGACTCTTTCAGAGGATGAAGACTTGTTTGTGGATCCAAAGAATCCCGACAACTCTTTTGTCTTGCTCCATGATGTCCCTGGCAAAACTGACTACGCTGCAGAAATAAAATTTTTAGTATTTCATTCCTGTCTGGACGAGCTGCTCTGGAACTCAAAATGTAAGGCAGTGAGTGCCTGCTCTGGAACAATCATCAAACTTCAAAAATATATGGTTGGTTCAGCTCTCGTGGTCAATGGTTTCTGTTCGAATAATCACAAGTATAGACTTTGGGTAAGTCAGCCCTTCCTTGGAAGAATGCCTGTTGGAAATTTGCTGCTGTCTGCTGCAATTGTGTGCAGTGGATCAAACTATCAAACGATGACAACATTTTTTAACAATCTCTCTATGCCTAGCATCTCTAAAACCACTCATTGTCAATACCAACAAAATATTATATTTCCAACTATCAATTTCCACTGGCAGGATGAAAGACAGTCAGTCATAAAGTCTCTAGAAAACAAGGCTATTGCCCTGGCAGGAGACAGTCAGTGTAACCCTTCTGGATGTAATGCAAAATATTGCACTTATACTTTGATGGACGTTGAAAGCGAGAAGATCGTGGACTTTCAAGTTGAGCAGTTTCAGGCAGGGGTATCATCAGTAACCCTAGAAAACAAAGCTTTCAAAATAGCTTTAGAACGCCTGCTAGCTGATGATGTGAACATAAAGGTGATAACCACGGACAGACACATCGGAATAAGGAAAACAGTGCAACAGAATTACCAACCAATAAAGCATGAATTTGATGTTTGGCATTTTGGCAAGTCAGTAAGTTCCAAATTAATTGCTGCCAGCAAATCAAGAAACATGCGTCAATTGGCTCATTGGGTTCCACTGGCGAAAAAACATCTCTGGTGGTGTTTTATGACCTCCCATCACAATCCAGAACTACTGAAGGAAAAATGGCTGTCGCTTATATACCACTCAGCTAATGTTCACCAGTGGCCAGACAATAGTATATACCACTCCTGTCAGCACCCACCAATATCAGCTGAGGAGGTAAAAAAGTATGAGTGGCTTTCATTGGGTTCTGCAGCTCATCAAAAACTAAAAGAAATTGTGCAGAACCCCCAACTTCTTCATGATCTCCAACATCTGTCCCATTTTTCCCATACTGATAGCCTTGATGTATACAACAGAATGTGCCTCAAGTATCGTTCGAAGTGGCATCATTTTCATCTAGATGCCATGGTTGCTCGAACTCAACTGGCTGCTCTAGATCATAACAAGAACACTAAATGGTTGCAAGCCTTGGTATCAAAGCTCACTCATATTGAAAAGGTTGGAACATCAAGGTACAGATTTTCATATAACAGGGTGAAGAAAGACTTGGTATCCAAAATGTACAGTCAAACCACTCAGAAATTCATAAAACATATATTATCAGATAGTCTCTCTTTTGCAGcaggaaaaaaacactttaactGGCAAGAAAGACCCTCTAGGATTCCACAAAATATTGCTCCAGGGAACTGA